ATCGGCGAGATCCGTGACTTCGAGACGGCCGAGATCGGTATCAAGGCGGCCCTGACCGGGCACCTGGTTCTGTCCACCCTGCACACCAACGATGCGCCGAGCACCATCAACCGCCTGCTCAACATGGGCATCGAGCCTTTCCTGGTCGCATCGGCGGTCAACCTGGTGACAGCCCAGCGCCTCGGACGGCGGGTCTGCAGCCAGTGCAAGGAGCCGGAAGACATTCCCAAGGAGGCCCTGATCCAGGCCGGAGCGCCGGCCGACAAGGTTGACGACATCGTCTGCTACAAGGGGGCCGGCTGCTCCCATTGCAACCACACCGGCTACAAGGGCCGGGTCGGCATCTACCAGGTCATGCCCATGTTCGAGGAGATCCGCGAGATGGTGCTGGCCGGGGCGAACACGGCGGAAATCAAGCGCGAATCGATGCGGCTCGGGGTCAAGACCATGCGTCAGTCGGCCCTGACCAAACTCGAGGAGGGAGTCCTCTCCTTCGAGGAGGTTCTGCGCTGCACCGTCGCCGACGACTGAAATCATTGGTATCCGGGCGCGGAGTAGCAGGGGGTTGAAAAGTTTTTCAACAGCCTGGCAGGAGAATCATGAGCGAGGGAACGAAGGTCAGCATTCACCAGTTGCTCAAGACGATGGTCGAGGCAGGCGGTTCCGACCTGCATATTACCACCGGCACGCCGCCGCAGCTGCGCATCGATGGTCAGATGGTGCCACTGAAGCTGCCGCCGCTGCAGCCGGCCGACACCAAGCAGCTCTGTTACAGTATCCTGACCGATGCCCAAAAGCGCAAATTCGAAGAGGAGAATGAGCTCGACCTCTCTTTCGGCGTCAAGGGGCTGGCCCGTTTCCGCGGCAACATCTACATGCAGCGCGGAGCTCTGGCCGGGGCTTTTCGTCTGATCCCCTACAAGTTTCTGACCTTCGATGAACTCGGTCTGCCGCCGGTAGTGACCAAGATAGCCCAGCGGCCGCGCGGCCTGGTGCTGGTCACCGGGCCGACCGGCAGCGGCAAATCGACGACCCTCGCCTCGATCATCGACTACATCAACGAGACCCGACACGAGCACATCATCACCATCGAGGATCCGATCGAATATCTGCATCCACACAAGAAATGCGTGGTCAACCAGCGGGAGGTCGGAGCCGATACTCATTCCTTCAAAAAAGCGCTGAAGTACATCCTGCGCCAGGATCCGGATATCGTTCTGCTCGGCGAGCTGCGCGATTTGGAAACCATCGAGGCGGCCCTGACCATCGCCGAGACGGGCCATCTCTGCTTCGCCACCCTGCACACCAACTCCTGCGTGCAGACCATCAACCGCATCGTCGACGTCTTCCCGCCTCATCAGCAGACCCAGGTACGCACCCAGCTCTCCTTCGTGCTGGAGGGAGTGCTCTCCCAGACCCTGATTCCCCGCTCCGACGGCCGCGGCCGCGCCCTGGCGGTGGAAGTGATGGTGCCCAACATGGCGATTCGCGCCTTGATCCGGGACGACAAGGTACACCAGATCTATTCGCAGATGCAGATGGGACAGGAAAAATACGGCATGCAGACCATGAACCAGGCCCTGTTCATGCTCTTTCACCAGAAGAAGATTTCACTGGAAATGGCGATGACCCGCTCCCCCGACCCGGAGGAGCTGAAACAGATGATCGCCAATCCGTCTTCCGTGCTCAAGCGGGGGATCAAGGCGGGAACCGGAGCCAAGCCGACCGCTGCGACCTGATGAGGTGAGTTATGGCCAAGTTTTCCTGGGAGGGTAAGAATCGTGCCGGCAAGCTTCAGAAGGGGACCATGGAGGCCCCGGATGAAGCGGCCGTGATCGCCGCCCTGCGTCGACAGGGGATCATGCCTTCGAGCATCAAAGAGCGGGGTAAGGGACTTGACATGGAGATCAAGATCCCCGGCCTCGAGCCGAAGGTGACCACCAAGGACCTGGTCGTCTTCACCCGGCAGTTCGCCACCATGATCGACGCCGGCCTGCCCCTGGTGCAGTGCCTCGACATTCTGGCGCGCCAGCAGGATAACAAGACGTTCAAAAAGATCCTGACCGACGTCAAGGAGAGCGTCGAGTCGGGCTCCACCTTTGCCGACGCCTTGGCCAAGCATCCCAAGGCCTTCGACGAGCTCTACGTCAACCTGGTGGCCGCCGGCGAGGTGGGTGGCATTCTCGACACCATTCTCAAC
This window of the Geothermobacter ehrlichii genome carries:
- a CDS encoding type IV pilus twitching motility protein PilT produces the protein MSEGTKVSIHQLLKTMVEAGGSDLHITTGTPPQLRIDGQMVPLKLPPLQPADTKQLCYSILTDAQKRKFEEENELDLSFGVKGLARFRGNIYMQRGALAGAFRLIPYKFLTFDELGLPPVVTKIAQRPRGLVLVTGPTGSGKSTTLASIIDYINETRHEHIITIEDPIEYLHPHKKCVVNQREVGADTHSFKKALKYILRQDPDIVLLGELRDLETIEAALTIAETGHLCFATLHTNSCVQTINRIVDVFPPHQQTQVRTQLSFVLEGVLSQTLIPRSDGRGRALAVEVMVPNMAIRALIRDDKVHQIYSQMQMGQEKYGMQTMNQALFMLFHQKKISLEMAMTRSPDPEELKQMIANPSSVLKRGIKAGTGAKPTAAT